In one window of Helianthus annuus cultivar XRQ/B chromosome 17, HanXRQr2.0-SUNRISE, whole genome shotgun sequence DNA:
- the LOC110867008 gene encoding uncharacterized protein LOC110867008 — MRLKVGTKPSNLHETKEFAEWILWLGDGLLGDPNDGEVEIEILDDILILDQVNPISSLISFTYPDMQNFLFDSNYFQQRAILAPTNEVIDSINTELLNSMAGEEKIYLSSDTLCEPEEQTDLNMALFPPDVLNKLHLSGLPNHKLVLKVGAPVMLL, encoded by the coding sequence ATGAGGTTAAAAGTCGGTACCAAACCAAGTAATCTTCACGAGACCAAGGAATTTGCTGAATGGATTTTATGGCTTGGTGATGGTCTACTTGGTGATCCAAATGATGGAGAGGTGGAAATTGAAATTCTAGATGATATACTTATACTCGATCAAGTCAATCCTATATCTTCATTGATCTCATTCACATATCCGGATATGCAAAACTTTTTGTTCGATTCAAATTATTTCCAACAAAGAGCCATTCTTGCACCCACAAATGAAGTTATTGATTCAATAAATACAGAACTGTTAAATAGTATGGCTGGTGAAGAGAAGATATATCTCAGTTCGGATACTTTATGTGAGCCTGAGGAACAAACCGACCTTAACATGGCATTGTTTCCTCCAGATGTGTTAAACAAATTGCATCTGTCAGGATTACCTAACCATAAATTGGTTCTCAAAGTTGGAGCTCCGGTAATGTTACTTTGA
- the LOC110867009 gene encoding uncharacterized protein LOC110867009, with amino-acid sequence MTTPSIQKEICNCFAEEVLKKIFEELGDDVFSILVDESRDISKKEQMVVVLRYVNKLEFVKERFIGLVHVKETTALSLKFAIDELFARYNLSLGRVSGQGYGGANNMFGEFNGLKTLILKENSLAYFVRCFAHQLQIIVVALANKHLEICRFLKKYQI; translated from the coding sequence ATGACAACTCCatcaatacaaaaagaaatttgtaattgttttgcAGAAGAAGTGTTAAAGAAGATATTTGAAGAACTTGGTGATGATGTCTTTTCTATATTAGTTGATGAATCGAGGGATATTTCTAAAAAGGAACAAATGGTTGTGGTTTTGAGGTATGTTAATAAATTAGAATTTGTTAAGGAGCGTTTTATCGGTCTTGTTCATGTTAAGGAAACAACCGCTTTATCTCTTAAATTTGCAATTGATGAATTGTTTGCTCGCTACAATTTGAGTTTGGGTAGGGTTAGCGGCCAAGGATATGGCGGCGCAAACAACATGTTCGGTGAATTTAATGGTTTgaaaactttgattttgaaagaaaattcttTGGCATATTTTGTTCGTTGCTTtgctcaccaacttcaaattatTGTTGTGGCCCTTGCAAATAAACATCTTGAAATTTGTAGGTTTTTAAAGAAATATCAAATTTGA